The Persephonella sp. IF05-L8 genome contains a region encoding:
- the queC gene encoding 7-cyano-7-deazaguanine synthase QueC has protein sequence MEKAIILVSGGMDSATLLWLAKEKFKEVYAISFDYGQKHRIELDFAKELAKEAGVKKHFIVEVPHLKGIEGSALTDEKIEIPSESYPDEPPITTVPMRNLNFLAIAASFADVYEIETIGIGIHSVDSPYPDCRAEFASAAEAAINASSVMVAKRKNRITVWTPFLGMTKTDVLKTGMKLGVPYEKTYSCYKGTIPPCGECATCQQREEAFEGLGLTDPWKIKREGK, from the coding sequence ATGGAAAAAGCAATAATCCTTGTATCAGGTGGAATGGACAGTGCCACACTCCTGTGGCTTGCAAAAGAAAAATTTAAAGAGGTATATGCAATCTCATTTGATTACGGACAAAAGCACAGAATAGAGCTTGATTTTGCAAAAGAGTTAGCTAAAGAAGCAGGAGTAAAAAAACATTTCATAGTAGAAGTTCCACATCTAAAAGGAATAGAAGGTTCAGCTTTAACAGATGAAAAGATAGAAATTCCATCAGAAAGCTATCCAGATGAACCACCAATAACAACTGTTCCAATGAGAAATCTGAACTTCCTTGCAATAGCTGCCTCATTTGCAGATGTGTACGAGATAGAAACAATCGGTATAGGAATACACTCTGTTGATAGCCCGTATCCAGATTGTAGGGCAGAATTTGCTTCAGCAGCAGAAGCAGCCATAAATGCTTCATCAGTAATGGTTGCAAAGAGAAAAAACAGGATAACCGTCTGGACACCATTTCTGGGAATGACAAAAACTGATGTTTTAAAAACAGGTATGAAGCTGGGAGTTCCGTACGAAAAGACCTATTCCTGTTATAAAGGCACAATTCCACCATGTGGCGAATGTGCAACCTGTCAGCAAAGGGAAGAAGCATTTGAAGGACTTGGGTTAACAGACCCATGGAAAATAAAAAGAGAAGGTAAATAA
- the prfB gene encoding peptide chain release factor 2 — protein MIVELKEKLEELTNRFENIKDILKPEELEKELSKLDNLMGQSDFWEDQKKAQEIASKRNSIANKLEEIKAVEKKLTDIDEYIQLLEMEYDEDTEKEISKELKILEKEIDRLETASLLSGEYDFKNAILTLQAGSGGVEACDWTEMLLRMYLRWAEKNGFEIEMVDYQPDDVAGIKSATLIIKGPYAYGYLKGEQGVHRLVRISPFDSNKRRHTSFSAVSVIPEIGEDVKVEIKEEDLRIDTFRASGAGGQHVNTTDSAVRIVHIPTGITVSCQSERSQIQNRAKAMQMLKAKLYQYELEKQREKQKELEGEKKDITWGSQIRSYVFHPYQMVKDLRTGHETGNIQAVMDGELDEFIESYLKWNANQQNHKE, from the coding sequence ATGATAGTAGAACTTAAAGAAAAATTAGAAGAGCTTACAAATAGGTTTGAAAACATAAAAGATATTCTTAAACCTGAAGAGTTAGAAAAAGAGCTCAGCAAGCTTGATAATTTGATGGGGCAGTCTGATTTCTGGGAAGACCAGAAAAAAGCTCAGGAAATAGCAAGTAAGAGAAACTCCATTGCAAACAAATTGGAAGAAATCAAAGCTGTAGAGAAAAAGCTTACAGATATTGATGAATATATCCAGCTTCTTGAAATGGAATATGATGAAGATACAGAAAAAGAAATATCAAAAGAACTTAAAATCCTTGAAAAAGAGATAGACAGACTGGAAACAGCAAGCCTGTTATCTGGAGAGTATGACTTTAAAAACGCAATACTTACACTTCAGGCTGGCTCAGGCGGTGTAGAAGCATGCGACTGGACAGAAATGCTTCTCAGAATGTATCTAAGATGGGCAGAAAAAAATGGCTTTGAAATAGAGATGGTAGATTACCAGCCTGATGATGTTGCAGGTATAAAAAGTGCAACCCTTATAATAAAAGGTCCTTATGCATACGGATATCTAAAAGGGGAGCAGGGAGTTCACAGACTTGTAAGAATTTCACCATTTGACTCAAACAAAAGAAGACATACATCTTTTTCTGCTGTTTCTGTAATACCGGAGATTGGAGAAGATGTTAAAGTTGAGATTAAAGAGGAAGACCTGAGAATAGATACATTCAGAGCCTCAGGGGCAGGTGGACAGCACGTTAACACGACAGATTCAGCCGTTAGAATTGTCCATATCCCGACAGGAATTACAGTATCCTGTCAGAGTGAAAGGTCTCAGATACAAAATAGAGCAAAAGCAATGCAGATGCTAAAAGCCAAGCTATATCAGTATGAACTGGAAAAACAGAGAGAAAAACAGAAAGAGCTGGAAGGTGAGAAAAAGGATATAACATGGGGTAGTCAGATTAGGTCTTATGTTTTCCATCCATACCAGATGGTAAAAGACCTGAGGACAGGCCACGAAACAGGAAATATTCAGGCTGTTATGGATGGTGAACTTGATGAATTTATTGAAAGCTATCTAAAATGGAATGCAAACCAACAAAATCATAAGGAATAA
- a CDS encoding NADH-quinone oxidoreductase subunit D yields the protein MSWISLDKINKLKERFDYVEINESDKGFHSVSVPKENLKDFLKFLKTDPEYSFKMFIDWTIIDHGVKADPRFEGVLILFSPEHKERIIVKSWAIDETLPTLTDIWPGAKWAEREAWDMFGIKFEGHENLVRMFMWETYPYHPLRKDFPLRGHEEVELPSLNEKERMDQLEGLQNYSRMHTALPTLEDLEITQKKRLPNKKSQVVLNWGPLHPGTHGTIWFLFDMEGEYVQECDIIIGQLHRGVEKLAENLNVQQIIPYTDRMDYIASMNENHSVCVAAEKLLGIHEKIPEKAKYIRTMLAELSRINSHLLWLGTYALDLGALTMFLYTFREREKIMDIFEGISGARFTINYFRVGGVYADLPYGALDAIEHFIKEFPTRLNDYETLLTRNRIWLKRNIDVGIITEKDVYDYGLTGAVARASGVPYDLRIIDKYDAYGEVEFDVPVGEKGDSYDRYLVRIEEMKQSARIVEQCIEKLRKMSKNDPFFYEPEDKKMKITIDGRGTKLFKGEVYAGADNPRGELGVYIYMPKDGIKPHRFRLRSGAFYNLQIFPKLMIGRPIADAITILSTIDPVVGETDR from the coding sequence ATGTCCTGGATAAGTCTTGACAAGATAAATAAACTGAAAGAAAGATTTGATTATGTAGAAATAAATGAAAGTGATAAAGGTTTCCACTCTGTAAGTGTTCCAAAAGAAAACCTAAAAGATTTCCTTAAATTCCTCAAAACTGACCCAGAATATAGCTTTAAAATGTTTATAGACTGGACAATTATAGACCATGGAGTAAAAGCAGACCCAAGATTTGAAGGTGTATTAATCCTGTTTTCACCTGAACATAAAGAAAGAATAATTGTTAAATCCTGGGCTATAGATGAAACCCTCCCAACCCTGACAGATATCTGGCCAGGTGCAAAATGGGCAGAAAGAGAAGCCTGGGATATGTTCGGTATAAAGTTTGAAGGTCATGAAAACCTGGTCAGAATGTTTATGTGGGAAACTTACCCATATCATCCTCTCCGAAAAGATTTCCCGTTAAGAGGACATGAAGAGGTTGAACTGCCATCTCTAAACGAAAAAGAGAGAATGGACCAGCTTGAAGGTCTTCAAAACTACTCACGAATGCATACAGCCCTGCCAACACTTGAAGACCTTGAAATAACCCAGAAAAAAAGATTACCAAATAAAAAATCACAGGTTGTTCTGAACTGGGGGCCTCTCCATCCAGGAACCCACGGGACAATCTGGTTTTTATTTGATATGGAAGGTGAGTATGTTCAGGAGTGCGATATTATCATTGGACAGCTCCACAGAGGTGTAGAAAAACTGGCCGAAAACCTGAATGTTCAGCAGATAATCCCTTATACAGACAGAATGGACTATATCGCCTCAATGAATGAAAATCATTCTGTATGTGTTGCAGCAGAAAAACTCCTTGGTATACATGAAAAAATCCCTGAAAAAGCAAAATATATCAGAACAATGCTTGCTGAACTCTCCAGAATAAACTCACACCTGCTATGGCTTGGAACTTATGCCCTTGACCTGGGAGCCCTGACAATGTTCCTTTACACATTCAGGGAAAGGGAAAAAATTATGGATATTTTTGAGGGTATCTCAGGTGCAAGGTTTACTATAAACTACTTTAGGGTAGGCGGCGTTTATGCAGACCTGCCTTATGGGGCTTTAGATGCCATTGAGCATTTTATAAAAGAGTTCCCAACAAGATTAAATGATTATGAAACATTACTTACAAGAAATAGAATATGGCTCAAAAGAAATATAGATGTTGGAATAATTACAGAAAAAGATGTTTATGATTACGGGCTTACAGGTGCAGTTGCAAGAGCTTCAGGAGTTCCTTACGACCTGAGAATTATAGACAAATATGATGCTTACGGTGAAGTTGAGTTTGACGTGCCTGTTGGAGAAAAAGGAGACTCTTACGACAGATATCTGGTCAGAATAGAAGAGATGAAACAGTCTGCAAGGATTGTTGAACAGTGTATTGAAAAACTGAGAAAGATGTCAAAGAATGACCCATTCTTCTATGAGCCAGAAGACAAAAAGATGAAAATCACAATAGACGGTAGAGGGACAAAACTGTTCAAAGGTGAGGTTTACGCAGGGGCAGACAACCCAAGAGGTGAACTTGGTGTTTATATTTACATGCCAAAAGATGGTATAAAACCGCACAGATTTAGATTAAGGTCTGGAGCATTTTATAATCTACAGATATTCCCAAAACTTATGATAGGAAGACCAATTGCAGATGCTATAACAATCCTTTCAACAATTGACCCAGTTGTTGGGGAAACAGACAGATAG
- a CDS encoding SAM-dependent methyltransferase produces MKLTGKEELISIIKDRIKSEGKISFRDFMDIALYYPELGYYTSPEEKIGGFGDFFTASELDRAFGELLTKQFVEIYHKLETDKFQLVELGAGKGYLAYDILNYLKSHYPDIYQKTEYIIIEKSPYHIQTQKKLLSEFENVKWVQDIIDFEDESIKGVIFSNELFDAFPVHLIRKIKGKIYEVFITLDENEEVKEILEEANEDILRYLRELNINIPEGMQTEINLDAVDYIKKIGRKLKKGYVITIDYGYPSAELYKPYRMRGTLLCYYRHRYSENFYENVGMQDITSHVNFSALKYYGHVAGLDFTGFTDQAHFLTNLGLMDIFAQLQEQNDIEAYERLNRLKTLVLPKGMGEKFKVLVQHKNVENPQIQGLEMLPYASDRYKL; encoded by the coding sequence ATGAAACTTACAGGTAAAGAAGAGCTTATATCAATAATCAAAGACAGAATAAAATCTGAAGGGAAGATATCATTCAGGGATTTTATGGACATTGCCCTTTATTATCCGGAACTGGGATATTACACATCACCTGAGGAAAAAATAGGTGGTTTTGGGGATTTTTTCACAGCTTCAGAGCTGGATAGAGCCTTCGGGGAGCTCCTAACAAAGCAGTTTGTTGAGATATACCACAAACTTGAAACAGATAAATTTCAACTTGTTGAACTGGGAGCAGGTAAAGGATACCTTGCCTACGATATCTTGAACTACCTGAAATCCCATTATCCAGATATTTATCAAAAAACTGAATACATAATCATTGAAAAATCTCCTTATCATATCCAGACCCAGAAAAAACTACTTTCAGAATTTGAAAATGTAAAATGGGTTCAGGACATAATAGATTTTGAGGATGAAAGCATAAAAGGTGTGATTTTTTCCAATGAACTGTTTGATGCCTTCCCTGTTCATCTGATTAGAAAAATAAAAGGCAAAATTTACGAAGTATTTATAACCCTTGATGAAAATGAGGAAGTTAAAGAAATTCTGGAAGAAGCAAACGAAGATATCCTTAGATATCTAAGGGAGCTAAATATCAATATTCCAGAGGGTATGCAAACAGAAATAAATCTGGATGCAGTTGATTATATAAAAAAAATAGGTAGAAAACTAAAAAAGGGATATGTGATTACAATAGATTACGGCTATCCCTCTGCAGAGCTTTATAAACCTTACAGAATGAGGGGAACACTCCTCTGTTATTACAGGCATAGATATTCTGAAAACTTTTATGAAAATGTAGGAATGCAGGATATTACTTCCCACGTTAACTTTTCTGCACTGAAATATTACGGACATGTTGCAGGATTAGACTTTACAGGTTTCACAGACCAGGCACACTTTTTAACAAATTTAGGTCTTATGGATATCTTTGCACAACTACAGGAACAAAATGATATAGAGGCCTATGAAAGGTTGAACAGACTGAAAACTCTTGTTCTTCCAAAAGGAATGGGAGAAAAATTCAAGGTCTTAGTTCAGCATAAAAATGTTGAAAATCCACAAATTCAAGGACTTGAAATGCTCCCTTACGCCAGCGATAGATATAAACTTTGA
- the purN gene encoding phosphoribosylglycinamide formyltransferase, with protein sequence MDIVVLISGRGSNLEAIAKAYKDGKIQGKIKLVISNKRDAKGLEIAKKYSIPAEFHDPSKFDNRLEYDRHLINRIKKENPQLVVLAGYMRILSDEFIDAFEGKLINIHPSLTPSFTGLKAQKQAIEYGAKFSGCTVHFVSKELDTGPVIVQAVVPITPEDTEETLSEKILKFEHRIYPQAIKWISEGRVKIEGRKVIVEDARYGTIPVNPALEDF encoded by the coding sequence ATGGATATAGTTGTTTTAATATCAGGGAGAGGCTCAAATTTAGAGGCTATAGCAAAGGCATATAAGGACGGCAAAATTCAGGGAAAAATAAAATTAGTTATATCAAATAAAAGGGATGCAAAAGGTCTGGAAATAGCAAAAAAATATAGTATTCCTGCAGAATTTCATGACCCATCTAAATTTGATAACAGACTTGAATATGACAGGCACCTGATAAACAGAATAAAAAAGGAAAATCCACAGCTTGTTGTTCTGGCAGGTTATATGAGGATATTATCAGATGAGTTTATTGATGCATTTGAGGGAAAACTTATAAATATACATCCATCTCTAACTCCGTCTTTTACAGGGCTCAAAGCACAAAAACAGGCAATAGAATATGGAGCGAAGTTTTCCGGCTGCACAGTTCATTTTGTATCCAAAGAGCTGGATACTGGGCCCGTTATAGTTCAGGCAGTTGTCCCCATTACTCCGGAAGACACAGAGGAAACCCTTTCTGAAAAAATCCTTAAGTTTGAACACAGAATTTATCCACAGGCAATAAAATGGATTTCTGAAGGAAGGGTCAAAATAGAAGGAAGAAAAGTTATTGTTGAAGATGCCAGATACGGCACAATTCCTGTAAATCCTGCCTTAGAGGATTTTTAA
- a CDS encoding NADH-quinone oxidoreductase subunit I, with protein MGIKKVGLNRNVQPQTIAEKIFFLDFMKGLKTTIKHLFRKVITVDFPFELVEPAPRFRGVHGLRNVDGTEKDDFEAWVKKLKIKPPEMGETRCIACKFCQAACPVPEIFIIKAEKLDVPEDHPHHGLKVLSQFDMDLSKCMFCGLCTLACPTICIIHTDIYDLSSYTRRGWVLDKDVLSKIADDFIARRGKEKYDDKSEWPDWQKIWDDADAARAKAWDNNPPKLGPNYADQQ; from the coding sequence ATGGGGATTAAAAAAGTCGGTTTAAATAGAAATGTTCAGCCTCAGACTATAGCTGAAAAAATATTTTTCCTTGATTTTATGAAAGGGCTGAAAACAACAATAAAACACCTGTTCCGAAAAGTAATAACAGTAGATTTCCCTTTTGAGCTGGTAGAACCTGCCCCAAGATTTAGAGGTGTTCACGGTCTTAGAAATGTTGACGGAACGGAAAAAGATGACTTTGAAGCATGGGTAAAAAAGTTGAAAATTAAGCCCCCTGAAATGGGAGAAACCAGATGTATTGCGTGTAAATTCTGTCAGGCTGCCTGCCCAGTCCCTGAGATATTTATAATCAAAGCAGAAAAGCTTGATGTTCCAGAAGACCACCCCCACCATGGCTTAAAGGTTTTAAGCCAGTTTGATATGGATTTATCCAAATGTATGTTCTGTGGATTATGCACTCTGGCATGTCCAACAATATGTATTATTCATACTGATATTTACGACCTGTCTTCCTACACAAGAAGAGGATGGGTATTGGATAAAGATGTTCTATCTAAAATTGCTGATGACTTTATAGCAAGAAGAGGAAAAGAAAAATACGACGACAAATCAGAATGGCCAGACTGGCAGAAAATCTGGGATGATGCTGATGCCGCAAGGGCAAAAGCATGGGATAACAATCCTCCAAAACTTGGACCCAACTACGCAGACCAGCAATAA
- a CDS encoding L,D-transpeptidase family protein, whose amino-acid sequence MRYLLAVLFLISMASAQGLLYGNVIYLPPTERAVVVSKSKQNLIVVQIKNGIPEVVDSSVAITGVKFGDKKELGDMKTPEGVYFPKSYKPKNQLPPAYGIGAYPLNYPNALDKYIIHRNGDGIWIHATDKENPLFFSSKGCVILTNRDFAKISDYIKINKTPVIIQENFVMLDENKYKQLRQSIDDFLNRWQRVLLDIYKGKTNGIFSVYSPYFNFAGGDIFDLKKQFKKEFYSINNNEPFVHILNKKAFLDKRRNQTYYVIAFKLAYLSGDEIKAVNKVLYLIRDKGQLKIITEENL is encoded by the coding sequence ATGAGGTATTTATTAGCAGTTTTATTTCTGATATCAATGGCTTCAGCTCAAGGGCTTTTATATGGAAATGTTATTTATCTTCCACCTACAGAAAGGGCTGTTGTTGTAAGTAAATCAAAGCAAAACCTGATTGTGGTTCAGATTAAAAATGGAATTCCTGAAGTTGTGGACAGTTCTGTTGCAATCACAGGCGTTAAGTTTGGAGATAAGAAAGAGCTTGGAGATATGAAAACACCTGAAGGTGTTTATTTTCCAAAAAGTTATAAACCTAAAAATCAGCTTCCACCTGCCTATGGGATAGGTGCCTATCCATTAAACTATCCGAATGCCCTTGATAAATATATCATCCACAGGAATGGGGATGGTATCTGGATACATGCAACGGATAAGGAAAATCCTTTATTTTTTAGCTCAAAGGGATGTGTAATTCTTACAAATAGGGATTTTGCAAAAATATCAGACTACATAAAGATTAACAAAACACCTGTTATTATTCAGGAAAATTTTGTAATGCTGGATGAGAATAAGTATAAACAGCTTAGACAGAGTATTGATGATTTTCTAAATAGATGGCAGAGAGTTCTCCTTGATATTTATAAAGGCAAAACAAATGGAATATTTTCCGTTTATTCTCCTTATTTCAATTTCGCAGGTGGAGATATTTTTGACCTGAAAAAACAGTTTAAAAAAGAGTTTTACTCAATAAACAATAATGAACCTTTTGTGCATATACTCAATAAAAAGGCTTTTTTAGATAAAAGAAGAAACCAGACCTATTATGTAATTGCCTTTAAACTTGCTTATCTTTCAGGGGATGAAATAAAGGCAGTAAACAAAGTATTATATTTAATCCGTGATAAAGGACAGCTAAAAATTATTACAGAAGAAAATCTTTAG
- a CDS encoding phosphatidylglycerophosphatase A yields MEKQEVQQQENTQNQTPQEQAPDDFKTMVAFMLSTGLFVGKIPIAPGTIGTLVGIFPILIYWTRGGEYQLWNQIFITLAVFLIGIWASTVVVETFKDKDPEYVVIDEIAGYMVSMIGFYPSWQHLLIAFILFRIFDILKPPPIKMFEKLPSGLGVMADDIIAGIYTWIIMFILVKFFGI; encoded by the coding sequence GTGGAAAAACAGGAAGTTCAGCAACAGGAAAACACACAAAATCAAACTCCTCAGGAACAGGCTCCAGATGATTTTAAAACTATGGTTGCTTTTATGCTTTCTACAGGGCTGTTTGTTGGTAAAATTCCTATTGCCCCCGGAACTATTGGAACACTTGTTGGAATTTTCCCAATTCTTATTTACTGGACAAGGGGTGGAGAATATCAGCTCTGGAACCAGATTTTTATTACTCTTGCTGTTTTCTTAATTGGTATCTGGGCTTCTACCGTTGTGGTAGAAACTTTTAAAGACAAAGACCCTGAATATGTTGTGATTGATGAGATAGCAGGGTATATGGTATCAATGATAGGATTTTATCCATCCTGGCAGCATCTTTTAATAGCTTTTATTTTGTTCAGAATTTTTGATATCCTCAAACCTCCACCAATCAAAATGTTTGAAAAACTCCCTTCAGGTTTAGGAGTTATGGCCGATGATATTATTGCAGGGATTTATACCTGGATAATTATGTTTATTCTGGTTAAGTTTTTTGGGATATGA
- a CDS encoding DUF547 domain-containing protein, whose product MPLKEYIDKAKQILDKNWTGEYTVPSVHLYPHQWNWDSGFIAIGYSRYNFERAVKELTSLFNAQWKNGMLPHIVFNQKNLGKYFPEPDFWQAEKSGLVPDGFMTSGITQPPIHGYAALKIYENAPDKEKAKEFLKWIYPKLIKLHMYFYLERNPDDNGLIYIRHPWESGMDNSPMWDSVLEKIDLSKVEVPYFERKDNKIIDPEHRPKDEDYYRYIYLVDLFRKNNYQEEKIFKESPFIVFDPMFNSILAASNEALVKIADIIGEDYKKPEEWYYMTTKAVRDNLFSNEKNIFFAYDYIDKKLIEVETAAGFVPLFGGVASTHQALRLFHHINSLNFCQIGEKNCFAIPNYDKTKKDFKSNNYWRGPIWININWLIYHGLKRYGFKQKAEHLEKTILELPIRFGFYEYFDCFKGTGYGTKDFSWSAALFIDLIYDTFREKPKSKRKLNQTLLMNTNGNTVLVEDTPQLIQDFSYFFKKIISQYAKKGSVDYKKIQLSPEYKILQSVVSKFNHKDVVNYTNGNSQKAFLINLYNFMVIDFVIKMKIQHSVKEIDGFFTKLKYKIGGREYSLDDIKAKLFEFGDKRVPFALVKGTASSSALRFVDSNHIEKILDQIAADFINSPEVIIVPEKQTVLISEFFRWNEDYFSTDKDIFDFIAKYITDDKKREFLQNNQNIKIRYISYDWNLNRD is encoded by the coding sequence ATGCCTTTGAAAGAATATATAGATAAAGCCAAACAAATTTTAGACAAAAACTGGACTGGTGAATATACCGTTCCATCCGTCCATCTATACCCTCATCAATGGAACTGGGATAGTGGTTTTATAGCTATTGGATATTCAAGATATAACTTTGAAAGGGCTGTAAAGGAATTAACTTCACTGTTTAATGCCCAGTGGAAAAATGGGATGCTTCCCCATATTGTTTTCAACCAGAAAAATCTGGGAAAATACTTCCCTGAACCTGACTTCTGGCAGGCTGAAAAGTCAGGACTTGTTCCAGATGGATTTATGACCTCAGGAATAACACAGCCCCCAATCCATGGATATGCAGCACTAAAAATATATGAAAATGCACCTGACAAAGAAAAAGCAAAGGAATTCCTTAAGTGGATTTATCCAAAACTTATAAAGCTCCACATGTATTTTTATCTTGAGAGAAATCCAGACGATAACGGGCTTATTTATATAAGACATCCATGGGAATCCGGAATGGATAACTCCCCTATGTGGGACAGCGTTCTGGAGAAGATAGACCTGTCTAAAGTAGAAGTTCCCTATTTTGAAAGAAAAGACAACAAAATAATTGACCCTGAACACAGGCCAAAGGATGAGGATTATTACAGATATATATATCTGGTTGACCTGTTTAGAAAAAATAACTATCAAGAAGAAAAAATATTTAAAGAGAGCCCATTTATAGTTTTTGACCCTATGTTTAATTCTATACTGGCAGCTTCAAATGAGGCTCTGGTAAAAATAGCAGACATAATTGGTGAAGACTATAAAAAGCCAGAAGAATGGTATTATATGACCACAAAAGCAGTAAGGGATAATCTTTTCAGCAATGAAAAAAATATTTTCTTTGCTTACGACTATATAGATAAAAAACTGATTGAGGTTGAAACTGCAGCAGGATTTGTTCCACTTTTTGGTGGTGTTGCTTCAACCCATCAGGCTTTAAGACTTTTTCATCATATCAATTCCTTGAACTTCTGTCAGATAGGAGAAAAGAACTGCTTTGCAATTCCCAACTATGATAAAACGAAAAAAGATTTTAAAAGTAATAATTACTGGCGGGGTCCAATCTGGATAAATATAAACTGGTTGATATATCACGGCCTTAAGAGATATGGATTTAAACAAAAAGCTGAACATCTTGAAAAGACAATTCTGGAACTGCCTATAAGATTTGGGTTTTATGAGTATTTTGACTGCTTTAAAGGAACAGGATACGGAACAAAGGATTTCTCGTGGAGTGCAGCATTATTTATAGACCTGATTTATGACACATTTAGAGAAAAACCTAAGAGTAAAAGGAAATTAAACCAGACCCTTTTAATGAATACCAATGGCAATACTGTTCTCGTTGAGGATACACCACAACTGATACAGGATTTTTCTTACTTTTTCAAAAAAATAATAAGTCAGTATGCTAAAAAAGGTTCTGTTGATTATAAAAAAATACAGCTTTCCCCTGAATACAAAATTCTTCAATCTGTTGTTTCAAAATTTAATCACAAGGATGTGGTTAACTACACAAATGGAAACTCCCAGAAAGCATTTTTGATAAATTTGTATAACTTTATGGTTATTGATTTTGTGATTAAGATGAAAATACAACACTCTGTTAAAGAGATTGATGGATTTTTCACAAAACTAAAATACAAGATAGGAGGCAGAGAGTATTCACTGGATGATATAAAAGCAAAGCTGTTTGAGTTTGGAGATAAAAGGGTGCCTTTTGCCCTTGTTAAAGGAACTGCTTCATCCTCGGCTCTCAGATTTGTTGATAGCAATCATATAGAAAAAATCCTTGACCAGATAGCAGCTGATTTTATAAACAGCCCTGAAGTTATTATTGTTCCAGAGAAGCAGACTGTTTTAATATCAGAATTTTTCAGATGGAACGAAGACTACTTTTCAACAGATAAAGATATATTTGATTTTATTGCAAAATACATAACAGATGATAAGAAAAGGGAATTCCTTCAGAATAATCAGAACATTAAAATAAGATACATATCTTATGACTGGAATTTAAATAGAGATTAA
- the purM gene encoding phosphoribosylformylglycinamidine cyclo-ligase: MLSYKDAGVDIEKADRFVQQIKGFVKETFNKNVITPIGGFAGAYLLEIAKYKEPVITSSTDGVGTKLKIAQILDKHDTIGIDLVAMCVNDLVTTTSKPLFFLDYFATGKLKPEVAVDVVKGIAEGCKQAECALIGGETAEMPGMYDEGEYDLAGFAVGVVEREKMLDGSKTQEGDILIGIASSGIHSNGYSLVRKLIEMKGYSYDMYIKEFGKKLGEELLTSTKIYVKTVLSLAEKVDIHAIAHITGGGIPGNLIRVINDGLKAVIQKGSWEVPPVFKWIQKEGNVPEEEMFRTFNMGIGLILVVPPEEKDKAVEILEKQGEKFFVIGELAKGEKSVDIV; the protein is encoded by the coding sequence ATGCTCAGTTATAAAGATGCAGGTGTTGATATAGAAAAGGCAGATAGATTTGTCCAGCAGATAAAAGGATTTGTAAAGGAAACATTTAACAAAAATGTCATTACTCCAATCGGTGGATTTGCAGGGGCATATCTGCTGGAAATCGCAAAGTATAAAGAACCTGTTATAACCTCTTCAACTGATGGTGTAGGAACAAAGCTGAAAATAGCCCAGATACTTGATAAGCACGACACAATTGGTATAGACCTTGTTGCAATGTGTGTTAATGACCTTGTGACAACTACTTCAAAACCTTTATTTTTCCTTGATTATTTTGCTACTGGAAAACTTAAGCCTGAAGTTGCTGTAGATGTTGTAAAAGGCATAGCTGAAGGTTGTAAACAGGCTGAATGTGCACTGATAGGTGGAGAAACTGCCGAGATGCCGGGGATGTATGATGAAGGAGAGTATGACCTTGCAGGATTTGCTGTTGGTGTTGTGGAAAGAGAAAAAATGCTTGATGGCTCCAAAACACAGGAAGGGGATATTCTGATAGGGATTGCTTCTTCGGGAATTCATAGCAATGGCTACTCCCTTGTCAGAAAGCTGATAGAAATGAAAGGCTATTCTTATGATATGTATATAAAAGAGTTTGGTAAAAAACTTGGGGAAGAGCTTTTAACATCTACAAAGATATATGTAAAAACGGTTCTGTCCCTTGCCGAAAAAGTTGATATACATGCTATAGCTCATATTACAGGTGGGGGAATTCCAGGTAATCTAATAAGGGTTATAAATGACGGATTAAAGGCTGTTATCCAGAAAGGAAGCTGGGAAGTACCACCTGTATTCAAATGGATACAGAAAGAAGGGAATGTTCCTGAGGAAGAGATGTTCAGGACATTTAATATGGGCATAGGCTTAATACTTGTAGTTCCGCCAGAGGAAAAGGATAAAGCAGTGGAGATATTGGAAAAACAGGGAGAAAAATTCTTTGTTATAGGGGAGCTGGCAAAGGGTGAAAAATCCGTTGATATAGTGTAA